Proteins from one Microtus pennsylvanicus isolate mMicPen1 chromosome 7, mMicPen1.hap1, whole genome shotgun sequence genomic window:
- the Mdga1 gene encoding MAM domain-containing glycosylphosphatidylinositol anchor protein 1 isoform X1, with protein sequence MEVTCLLLLALIPFHCRGQGVYAPAQAQIVHAGQACVVKEDNISERVYTIRESDTLVLQCLVTGHPRPQVRWTKTAGSASDKFQETSVFNETLRIERIARTQGGRYYCKAENGVGVPAIKSIRVDVQYLDEPVLTVHQTVSDVRGNFYQEKTVFLRCTVSSNPPARFIWKRGSDTLSHSQDNGVDIYEPLYTQGETKVLKLKNLRPQDYASYTCQVSVRNVCGIPDKAITFQLTNTTAPPALKLSVNETLVVNPGDNVTVQCLLTGGDPLPQLHWSHGPGPLPLGALAQGGTLSIPSVQARDSGYYNCTATNNVGNPAKKTVNLLVRSLKNATFQITPDVIKESENIQLGQDLKLSCHVDAVPQEKVTYQWFKNGKPARMSKRLLVTRNDPELPAITSSLELIDLHFSDYGTYLCMASFPGSPVPDLSIEVNISSETVPPTISVPKGRSVVTVREGSPAELQCEVRGKPRPPVLWSRVDKEVVLLPSGLALEETPDGKLRLERVSRDMSGTYRCQTARYNGFNVRSREAQVQLTVHFPPEVEPSSQDVRQALGRPVLLRCTLLRGSPQRIASAVWRFKGQLLPPPPVVPAATEATDHAELRLDALTRDSSGSYECSVSNDVGSATCLFQVSAKAYSPEFYFDTPNPTRSHKLSKNYSYVLQWTQREPDAVDPVLNYRLSIRQLNQHNAMVKAIPVRRVEKGQLLEYILTDLRVPHSYEIRLTPYTTFGAGDMASRIIHYTELSLSRPYADNTCHFEDEKICGYTQDLTDNFDWTRQNALTQNPKRSPNTGPPTDISGTPEGYYMFIETSRPRELGDRARLVSPLYNASAKFYCVSFFYHMYGKHIGSLNLLVRSRNKGALDTHAWSLSGNKGNVWQQAHVPINPSGPFQIIFEGVRGSGYLGDIAIDDVTLKKGECPRRQMDPNKVVVMPGNGAPGLPSLQLWRPLAIFLLALQR encoded by the exons GTGCGGTGGACCAAGACGGCTGGCAGTGCATCCGACAAGTTCCAGGAGACGTCGGTGTTCAATGAGACGCTGAGGATCGAGCGCATCGCCCGCACACAGGGCGGCCGCTACTACTGCAAGGCGGAGAACGGAGTGGGCGTGCCGGCCATCAAGTCCATCCGTGTGGACGTGCAGT ACTTGGATGAGCCCGTGCTGACGGTGCACCAGACAGTGAGCGACGTCAGAGGCAACTTCTACCAGGAGAAGACGGTGTTCCTACGCTGCACTGTCAGCTCCAACCCACCCGCCCGCTTTATCTGGAAGAGGGGCTCCGACACCCTGTCCCACAGCCAGGACAATGGGGTTGACATCTACGAGCCTCTCTACACCCAG GGAGAGACAAAGGTCTTGAAGCTGAAGAACCTGCGGCCCCAGGATTACGCCAGCTACACCTGCCAGGTGTCCGTGCGCAATGTGTGTGGCATCCCAGACAAGGCCATCACCTTCCAGCTCACCAACACCACAG CACCGCCAGCCTTGAAGCTGTCTGTGAACGAGACTCTGGTGGTGAACCCTGGGGACAATGTGACAGTGCAGTGTCTACTGACAGGCGGCgatcccctcccccagctgcaCTGGTCCCACGGACCTGGCCCACTGCCCCTGGGTGCTCTGGCTCAGGGTGGCACCCTCAGCATCCCTTCAGTGCAGGCCCGGGACTCTGGCTACTACAACTGCACAGCCACCAACAATGTAGGCAACCCAGCCAAGAAGACCGTCAACCTGCTGGTGCGAT CCTTGAAGAATGCCACATTCCAGATCACCCCTGATGTGATCAAAGAGAGCGAGAACATTCAACTCGGCCAGGACCTGAAGCTATCGTGCCACGTGGATGCGGTGCCCCAGGAGAAGGTCACCTACCAGTGGTTCAAAAATGGCAAGCCGGCACGCATGTCCAAGCGACTGCTGGTGACCCGAAATGACCCTGAGCTGCCAGCGATCACCAGCAGCCTGGAGCTCATTGACCTGCACTTTAGTGACTACGGCACTTACTTGTGCATGGCGTCCTTCCCGGGATCACCGGTTCCCGACCTCAGCATTGAGGTCAACATCTCCTCTGAGACAG TGCCGCCCACCATCAGTGTGCCCAAGGGCCGCTCGGTGGTGACCGTGCGCGAGGGTTCTCCTGCCGAGCTCCAGTGTGAAGTGCGGGGCAAGCCCAGGCCGCCAGTGCTGTGGTCTCGCGTGGACAAAGAGGTCGTCCTGCTGCCCTCAGGGCTGGCCCTGGAAGAGACTCCGGATGGGAAGCTGCGACTGGAGCGCGTGAGCCGTGACATGAGCGGCACCTACCGCTGCCAGACAGCTCGCTACAATGGCTTCAACGTACGATCCCGGGAGGCTCAGGTGCAGCTGACAGTGCACT TCCCACCAGAGGTGGAGCCCAGTTCCCAGGACGTGCGCCAGGCCTTGGGCCGGCCGGTGCTCCTGCGCTGCACGCTCCTGCGTGGCAGCCCCCAACGCATCGCCTCGGCCGTGTGGCGCTTCAAAGGACAGCTGCTGCCCCCTCCACCTGTTGTCCCCGCCGCTACCGAGGCCACTGATCACGCCGAGCTACGCCTGGACGCCCTGACCCGTGACAGTAGCGGCAGCTACGAGTGCAGCGTCTCCAACGACGTGGGCTCAGCCACCTGCCTCTTCCAGGTCTCCG CCAAAGCCTACAGCCCGGAGTTTTACTTCgacacccccaaccccacccGCAGCCACAAGCTGTCCAAGAACTACTCCTACGTGCTACAGtggacacagagggagccagacGCTGTGGACCCGGTGCTCAACTACAGACTCAGCATCCGCCAG TTGAACCAGCACAATGCCATGGTCAAGGCCATCCCTGTGCGGCGCGTGGAGAAGGGGCAGCTGCTGGAGTACATCCTGACTGATCTTCGTGTGCCCCACAGCTATGAGATCCGCCTCACACCCTACACCACCTTCGGGGCTGGTGACATGGCTTCCCGAATCATCCACTACACAGAGC TCTCTTTGTCCCGTCCCTATGCAGACAACACCTGCCACTTTGAGGATGAGAAGATCTGTGGTTACACTCAGGACCTGACAGACAACTTTGACTGGACGCGGCAGAATGCTCTTACCCAGAACCCCAAGCGCTCTCCCAATACCGGTCCCCCTACTGACATCAGTGGCACCCCTGAAG GCTATTACATGTTCATCGAGACATCCAGGCCCCGGGAGCTGGGGGATCGTGCAAGGTTGGTGAGTCCCCTGTACAACGCCAGCGCCAAGTTCTACTGTGTCTCTTTCTTCTACCACATGTACGGGAAACACATCG GCTCTCTCAACCTTCTAGTGCGGTCCAGGAACAAAGGAGCTCTAGATACACATGCCTGGTCCCTCAGTGGCAACAAGGGCAACGTGTGGCAGCAGGCCCATGTGCCCATCAACCCCAGTGGGCCCTTCCAG ATTATTTTTGAGGGGGTTCGAGGCTCGGGCTACCTGGGGGATATTGCCATAGATGATGTCACTCTGAAGAAGGGAGAGTGCCCccggaggcagatggatcccaATAAAG TGGTGGTAATGCCAGGCAACGGAGCCCCCGGCCTGCCCAGCCTGCAGCTTTGGAGACCCCTGGCTATCTTCCTCTTGGCATTGCAGAGATGA
- the Mdga1 gene encoding MAM domain-containing glycosylphosphatidylinositol anchor protein 1 isoform X4 — MEVTCLLLLALIPFHCRGQGVYAPAQAQIVHAGQACVVKEDNISERVYTIRESDTLVLQCLVTGHPRPQVRWTKTAGSASDKFQETSVFNETLRIERIARTQGGRYYCKAENGVGVPAIKSIRVDVQYLDEPVLTVHQTVSDVRGNFYQEKTVFLRCTVSSNPPARFIWKRGSDTLSHSQDNGVDIYEPLYTQGETKVLKLKNLRPQDYASYTCQVSVRNVCGIPDKAITFQLTNTTAPPALKLSVNETLVVNPGDNVTVQCLLTGGDPLPQLHWSHGPGPLPLGALAQGGTLSIPSVQARDSGYYNCTATNNVGNPAKKTVNLLVRSLKNATFQITPDVIKESENIQLGQDLKLSCHVDAVPQEKVTYQWFKNGKPARMSKRLLVTRNDPELPAITSSLELIDLHFSDYGTYLCMASFPGSPVPDLSIEVNISSETVPPTISVPKGRSVVTVREGSPAELQCEVRGKPRPPVLWSRVDKEVVLLPSGLALEETPDGKLRLERVSRDMSGTYRCQTARYNGFNVRSREAQVQLTVHFPPEVEPSSQDVRQALGRPVLLRCTLLRGSPQRIASAVWRFKGQLLPPPPVVPAATEATDHAELRLDALTRDSSGSYECSVSNDVGSATCLFQVSAKAYSPEFYFDTPNPTRSHKLSKNYSYVLQWTQREPDAVDPVLNYRLSIRQLNQHNAMVKAIPVRRVEKGQLLEYILTDLRVPHSYEIRLTPYTTFGAGDMASRIIHYTEPVNSPNLSDNTCHFEDEKICGYTQDLTDNFDWTRQNALTQNPKRSPNTGPPTDISGTPEGYYMFIETSRPRELGDRARLVSPLYNASAKFYCVSFFYHMYGKHIGR; from the exons GTGCGGTGGACCAAGACGGCTGGCAGTGCATCCGACAAGTTCCAGGAGACGTCGGTGTTCAATGAGACGCTGAGGATCGAGCGCATCGCCCGCACACAGGGCGGCCGCTACTACTGCAAGGCGGAGAACGGAGTGGGCGTGCCGGCCATCAAGTCCATCCGTGTGGACGTGCAGT ACTTGGATGAGCCCGTGCTGACGGTGCACCAGACAGTGAGCGACGTCAGAGGCAACTTCTACCAGGAGAAGACGGTGTTCCTACGCTGCACTGTCAGCTCCAACCCACCCGCCCGCTTTATCTGGAAGAGGGGCTCCGACACCCTGTCCCACAGCCAGGACAATGGGGTTGACATCTACGAGCCTCTCTACACCCAG GGAGAGACAAAGGTCTTGAAGCTGAAGAACCTGCGGCCCCAGGATTACGCCAGCTACACCTGCCAGGTGTCCGTGCGCAATGTGTGTGGCATCCCAGACAAGGCCATCACCTTCCAGCTCACCAACACCACAG CACCGCCAGCCTTGAAGCTGTCTGTGAACGAGACTCTGGTGGTGAACCCTGGGGACAATGTGACAGTGCAGTGTCTACTGACAGGCGGCgatcccctcccccagctgcaCTGGTCCCACGGACCTGGCCCACTGCCCCTGGGTGCTCTGGCTCAGGGTGGCACCCTCAGCATCCCTTCAGTGCAGGCCCGGGACTCTGGCTACTACAACTGCACAGCCACCAACAATGTAGGCAACCCAGCCAAGAAGACCGTCAACCTGCTGGTGCGAT CCTTGAAGAATGCCACATTCCAGATCACCCCTGATGTGATCAAAGAGAGCGAGAACATTCAACTCGGCCAGGACCTGAAGCTATCGTGCCACGTGGATGCGGTGCCCCAGGAGAAGGTCACCTACCAGTGGTTCAAAAATGGCAAGCCGGCACGCATGTCCAAGCGACTGCTGGTGACCCGAAATGACCCTGAGCTGCCAGCGATCACCAGCAGCCTGGAGCTCATTGACCTGCACTTTAGTGACTACGGCACTTACTTGTGCATGGCGTCCTTCCCGGGATCACCGGTTCCCGACCTCAGCATTGAGGTCAACATCTCCTCTGAGACAG TGCCGCCCACCATCAGTGTGCCCAAGGGCCGCTCGGTGGTGACCGTGCGCGAGGGTTCTCCTGCCGAGCTCCAGTGTGAAGTGCGGGGCAAGCCCAGGCCGCCAGTGCTGTGGTCTCGCGTGGACAAAGAGGTCGTCCTGCTGCCCTCAGGGCTGGCCCTGGAAGAGACTCCGGATGGGAAGCTGCGACTGGAGCGCGTGAGCCGTGACATGAGCGGCACCTACCGCTGCCAGACAGCTCGCTACAATGGCTTCAACGTACGATCCCGGGAGGCTCAGGTGCAGCTGACAGTGCACT TCCCACCAGAGGTGGAGCCCAGTTCCCAGGACGTGCGCCAGGCCTTGGGCCGGCCGGTGCTCCTGCGCTGCACGCTCCTGCGTGGCAGCCCCCAACGCATCGCCTCGGCCGTGTGGCGCTTCAAAGGACAGCTGCTGCCCCCTCCACCTGTTGTCCCCGCCGCTACCGAGGCCACTGATCACGCCGAGCTACGCCTGGACGCCCTGACCCGTGACAGTAGCGGCAGCTACGAGTGCAGCGTCTCCAACGACGTGGGCTCAGCCACCTGCCTCTTCCAGGTCTCCG CCAAAGCCTACAGCCCGGAGTTTTACTTCgacacccccaaccccacccGCAGCCACAAGCTGTCCAAGAACTACTCCTACGTGCTACAGtggacacagagggagccagacGCTGTGGACCCGGTGCTCAACTACAGACTCAGCATCCGCCAG TTGAACCAGCACAATGCCATGGTCAAGGCCATCCCTGTGCGGCGCGTGGAGAAGGGGCAGCTGCTGGAGTACATCCTGACTGATCTTCGTGTGCCCCACAGCTATGAGATCCGCCTCACACCCTACACCACCTTCGGGGCTGGTGACATGGCTTCCCGAATCATCCACTACACAGAGC CCGTCAACTCGCCCAACCTGTCAG ACAACACCTGCCACTTTGAGGATGAGAAGATCTGTGGTTACACTCAGGACCTGACAGACAACTTTGACTGGACGCGGCAGAATGCTCTTACCCAGAACCCCAAGCGCTCTCCCAATACCGGTCCCCCTACTGACATCAGTGGCACCCCTGAAG GCTATTACATGTTCATCGAGACATCCAGGCCCCGGGAGCTGGGGGATCGTGCAAGGTTGGTGAGTCCCCTGTACAACGCCAGCGCCAAGTTCTACTGTGTCTCTTTCTTCTACCACATGTACGGGAAACACATCG GCAGGTAA
- the Mdga1 gene encoding MAM domain-containing glycosylphosphatidylinositol anchor protein 1 isoform X3 — MEVTCLLLLALIPFHCRGQGVYAPAQAQIVHAGQACVVKEDNISERVYTIRESDTLVLQCLVTGHPRPQVRWTKTAGSASDKFQETSVFNETLRIERIARTQGGRYYCKAENGVGVPAIKSIRVDVQYLDEPVLTVHQTVSDVRGNFYQEKTVFLRCTVSSNPPARFIWKRGSDTLSHSQDNGVDIYEPLYTQGETKVLKLKNLRPQDYASYTCQVSVRNVCGIPDKAITFQLTNTTAPPALKLSVNETLVVNPGDNVTVQCLLTGGDPLPQLHWSHGPGPLPLGALAQGGTLSIPSVQARDSGYYNCTATNNVGNPAKKTVNLLVRSLKNATFQITPDVIKESENIQLGQDLKLSCHVDAVPQEKVTYQWFKNGKPARMSKRLLVTRNDPELPAITSSLELIDLHFSDYGTYLCMASFPGSPVPDLSIEVNISSETVPPTISVPKGRSVVTVREGSPAELQCEVRGKPRPPVLWSRVDKEVVLLPSGLALEETPDGKLRLERVSRDMSGTYRCQTARYNGFNVRSREAQVQLTVHFPPEVEPSSQDVRQALGRPVLLRCTLLRGSPQRIASAVWRFKGQLLPPPPVVPAATEATDHAELRLDALTRDSSGSYECSVSNDVGSATCLFQVSAKAYSPEFYFDTPNPTRSHKLSKNYSYVLQWTQREPDAVDPVLNYRLSIRQLNQHNAMVKAIPVRRVEKGQLLEYILTDLRVPHSYEIRLTPYTTFGAGDMASRIIHYTEPVNSPNLSDNTCHFEDEKICGYTQDLTDNFDWTRQNALTQNPKRSPNTGPPTDISGTPEGYYMFIETSRPRELGDRARLVSPLYNASAKFYCVSFFYHMYGKHIGSLNLLVRSRNKGALDTHAWSLSGNKGNVWQQAHVPINPSGPFQMMSL; from the exons GTGCGGTGGACCAAGACGGCTGGCAGTGCATCCGACAAGTTCCAGGAGACGTCGGTGTTCAATGAGACGCTGAGGATCGAGCGCATCGCCCGCACACAGGGCGGCCGCTACTACTGCAAGGCGGAGAACGGAGTGGGCGTGCCGGCCATCAAGTCCATCCGTGTGGACGTGCAGT ACTTGGATGAGCCCGTGCTGACGGTGCACCAGACAGTGAGCGACGTCAGAGGCAACTTCTACCAGGAGAAGACGGTGTTCCTACGCTGCACTGTCAGCTCCAACCCACCCGCCCGCTTTATCTGGAAGAGGGGCTCCGACACCCTGTCCCACAGCCAGGACAATGGGGTTGACATCTACGAGCCTCTCTACACCCAG GGAGAGACAAAGGTCTTGAAGCTGAAGAACCTGCGGCCCCAGGATTACGCCAGCTACACCTGCCAGGTGTCCGTGCGCAATGTGTGTGGCATCCCAGACAAGGCCATCACCTTCCAGCTCACCAACACCACAG CACCGCCAGCCTTGAAGCTGTCTGTGAACGAGACTCTGGTGGTGAACCCTGGGGACAATGTGACAGTGCAGTGTCTACTGACAGGCGGCgatcccctcccccagctgcaCTGGTCCCACGGACCTGGCCCACTGCCCCTGGGTGCTCTGGCTCAGGGTGGCACCCTCAGCATCCCTTCAGTGCAGGCCCGGGACTCTGGCTACTACAACTGCACAGCCACCAACAATGTAGGCAACCCAGCCAAGAAGACCGTCAACCTGCTGGTGCGAT CCTTGAAGAATGCCACATTCCAGATCACCCCTGATGTGATCAAAGAGAGCGAGAACATTCAACTCGGCCAGGACCTGAAGCTATCGTGCCACGTGGATGCGGTGCCCCAGGAGAAGGTCACCTACCAGTGGTTCAAAAATGGCAAGCCGGCACGCATGTCCAAGCGACTGCTGGTGACCCGAAATGACCCTGAGCTGCCAGCGATCACCAGCAGCCTGGAGCTCATTGACCTGCACTTTAGTGACTACGGCACTTACTTGTGCATGGCGTCCTTCCCGGGATCACCGGTTCCCGACCTCAGCATTGAGGTCAACATCTCCTCTGAGACAG TGCCGCCCACCATCAGTGTGCCCAAGGGCCGCTCGGTGGTGACCGTGCGCGAGGGTTCTCCTGCCGAGCTCCAGTGTGAAGTGCGGGGCAAGCCCAGGCCGCCAGTGCTGTGGTCTCGCGTGGACAAAGAGGTCGTCCTGCTGCCCTCAGGGCTGGCCCTGGAAGAGACTCCGGATGGGAAGCTGCGACTGGAGCGCGTGAGCCGTGACATGAGCGGCACCTACCGCTGCCAGACAGCTCGCTACAATGGCTTCAACGTACGATCCCGGGAGGCTCAGGTGCAGCTGACAGTGCACT TCCCACCAGAGGTGGAGCCCAGTTCCCAGGACGTGCGCCAGGCCTTGGGCCGGCCGGTGCTCCTGCGCTGCACGCTCCTGCGTGGCAGCCCCCAACGCATCGCCTCGGCCGTGTGGCGCTTCAAAGGACAGCTGCTGCCCCCTCCACCTGTTGTCCCCGCCGCTACCGAGGCCACTGATCACGCCGAGCTACGCCTGGACGCCCTGACCCGTGACAGTAGCGGCAGCTACGAGTGCAGCGTCTCCAACGACGTGGGCTCAGCCACCTGCCTCTTCCAGGTCTCCG CCAAAGCCTACAGCCCGGAGTTTTACTTCgacacccccaaccccacccGCAGCCACAAGCTGTCCAAGAACTACTCCTACGTGCTACAGtggacacagagggagccagacGCTGTGGACCCGGTGCTCAACTACAGACTCAGCATCCGCCAG TTGAACCAGCACAATGCCATGGTCAAGGCCATCCCTGTGCGGCGCGTGGAGAAGGGGCAGCTGCTGGAGTACATCCTGACTGATCTTCGTGTGCCCCACAGCTATGAGATCCGCCTCACACCCTACACCACCTTCGGGGCTGGTGACATGGCTTCCCGAATCATCCACTACACAGAGC CCGTCAACTCGCCCAACCTGTCAG ACAACACCTGCCACTTTGAGGATGAGAAGATCTGTGGTTACACTCAGGACCTGACAGACAACTTTGACTGGACGCGGCAGAATGCTCTTACCCAGAACCCCAAGCGCTCTCCCAATACCGGTCCCCCTACTGACATCAGTGGCACCCCTGAAG GCTATTACATGTTCATCGAGACATCCAGGCCCCGGGAGCTGGGGGATCGTGCAAGGTTGGTGAGTCCCCTGTACAACGCCAGCGCCAAGTTCTACTGTGTCTCTTTCTTCTACCACATGTACGGGAAACACATCG GCTCTCTCAACCTTCTAGTGCGGTCCAGGAACAAAGGAGCTCTAGATACACATGCCTGGTCCCTCAGTGGCAACAAGGGCAACGTGTGGCAGCAGGCCCATGTGCCCATCAACCCCAGTGGGCCCTTCCAG ATGATGTCACTCTGA
- the Mdga1 gene encoding MAM domain-containing glycosylphosphatidylinositol anchor protein 1 isoform X2 has protein sequence MEVTCLLLLALIPFHCRGQGVYAPAQAQIVHAGQACVVKEDNISERVYTIRESDTLVLQCLVTGHPRPQVRWTKTAGSASDKFQETSVFNETLRIERIARTQGGRYYCKAENGVGVPAIKSIRVDVQYLDEPVLTVHQTVSDVRGNFYQEKTVFLRCTVSSNPPARFIWKRGSDTLSHSQDNGVDIYEPLYTQGETKVLKLKNLRPQDYASYTCQVSVRNVCGIPDKAITFQLTNTTAPPALKLSVNETLVVNPGDNVTVQCLLTGGDPLPQLHWSHGPGPLPLGALAQGGTLSIPSVQARDSGYYNCTATNNVGNPAKKTVNLLVRSLKNATFQITPDVIKESENIQLGQDLKLSCHVDAVPQEKVTYQWFKNGKPARMSKRLLVTRNDPELPAITSSLELIDLHFSDYGTYLCMASFPGSPVPDLSIEVNISSETVPPTISVPKGRSVVTVREGSPAELQCEVRGKPRPPVLWSRVDKEVVLLPSGLALEETPDGKLRLERVSRDMSGTYRCQTARYNGFNVRSREAQVQLTVHFPPEVEPSSQDVRQALGRPVLLRCTLLRGSPQRIASAVWRFKGQLLPPPPVVPAATEATDHAELRLDALTRDSSGSYECSVSNDVGSATCLFQVSAKAYSPEFYFDTPNPTRSHKLSKNYSYVLQWTQREPDAVDPVLNYRLSIRQLNQHNAMVKAIPVRRVEKGQLLEYILTDLRVPHSYEIRLTPYTTFGAGDMASRIIHYTEPVNSPNLSDNTCHFEDEKICGYTQDLTDNFDWTRQNALTQNPKRSPNTGPPTDISGTPEGYYMFIETSRPRELGDRARLVSPLYNASAKFYCVSFFYHMYGKHIGSLNLLVRSRNKGALDTHAWSLSGNKGNVWQQAHVPINPSGPFQIIFEGVRGSGYLGDIAIDDVTLKKGECPRRQMDPNKVVVMPGNGAPGLPSLQLWRPLAIFLLALQR, from the exons GTGCGGTGGACCAAGACGGCTGGCAGTGCATCCGACAAGTTCCAGGAGACGTCGGTGTTCAATGAGACGCTGAGGATCGAGCGCATCGCCCGCACACAGGGCGGCCGCTACTACTGCAAGGCGGAGAACGGAGTGGGCGTGCCGGCCATCAAGTCCATCCGTGTGGACGTGCAGT ACTTGGATGAGCCCGTGCTGACGGTGCACCAGACAGTGAGCGACGTCAGAGGCAACTTCTACCAGGAGAAGACGGTGTTCCTACGCTGCACTGTCAGCTCCAACCCACCCGCCCGCTTTATCTGGAAGAGGGGCTCCGACACCCTGTCCCACAGCCAGGACAATGGGGTTGACATCTACGAGCCTCTCTACACCCAG GGAGAGACAAAGGTCTTGAAGCTGAAGAACCTGCGGCCCCAGGATTACGCCAGCTACACCTGCCAGGTGTCCGTGCGCAATGTGTGTGGCATCCCAGACAAGGCCATCACCTTCCAGCTCACCAACACCACAG CACCGCCAGCCTTGAAGCTGTCTGTGAACGAGACTCTGGTGGTGAACCCTGGGGACAATGTGACAGTGCAGTGTCTACTGACAGGCGGCgatcccctcccccagctgcaCTGGTCCCACGGACCTGGCCCACTGCCCCTGGGTGCTCTGGCTCAGGGTGGCACCCTCAGCATCCCTTCAGTGCAGGCCCGGGACTCTGGCTACTACAACTGCACAGCCACCAACAATGTAGGCAACCCAGCCAAGAAGACCGTCAACCTGCTGGTGCGAT CCTTGAAGAATGCCACATTCCAGATCACCCCTGATGTGATCAAAGAGAGCGAGAACATTCAACTCGGCCAGGACCTGAAGCTATCGTGCCACGTGGATGCGGTGCCCCAGGAGAAGGTCACCTACCAGTGGTTCAAAAATGGCAAGCCGGCACGCATGTCCAAGCGACTGCTGGTGACCCGAAATGACCCTGAGCTGCCAGCGATCACCAGCAGCCTGGAGCTCATTGACCTGCACTTTAGTGACTACGGCACTTACTTGTGCATGGCGTCCTTCCCGGGATCACCGGTTCCCGACCTCAGCATTGAGGTCAACATCTCCTCTGAGACAG TGCCGCCCACCATCAGTGTGCCCAAGGGCCGCTCGGTGGTGACCGTGCGCGAGGGTTCTCCTGCCGAGCTCCAGTGTGAAGTGCGGGGCAAGCCCAGGCCGCCAGTGCTGTGGTCTCGCGTGGACAAAGAGGTCGTCCTGCTGCCCTCAGGGCTGGCCCTGGAAGAGACTCCGGATGGGAAGCTGCGACTGGAGCGCGTGAGCCGTGACATGAGCGGCACCTACCGCTGCCAGACAGCTCGCTACAATGGCTTCAACGTACGATCCCGGGAGGCTCAGGTGCAGCTGACAGTGCACT TCCCACCAGAGGTGGAGCCCAGTTCCCAGGACGTGCGCCAGGCCTTGGGCCGGCCGGTGCTCCTGCGCTGCACGCTCCTGCGTGGCAGCCCCCAACGCATCGCCTCGGCCGTGTGGCGCTTCAAAGGACAGCTGCTGCCCCCTCCACCTGTTGTCCCCGCCGCTACCGAGGCCACTGATCACGCCGAGCTACGCCTGGACGCCCTGACCCGTGACAGTAGCGGCAGCTACGAGTGCAGCGTCTCCAACGACGTGGGCTCAGCCACCTGCCTCTTCCAGGTCTCCG CCAAAGCCTACAGCCCGGAGTTTTACTTCgacacccccaaccccacccGCAGCCACAAGCTGTCCAAGAACTACTCCTACGTGCTACAGtggacacagagggagccagacGCTGTGGACCCGGTGCTCAACTACAGACTCAGCATCCGCCAG TTGAACCAGCACAATGCCATGGTCAAGGCCATCCCTGTGCGGCGCGTGGAGAAGGGGCAGCTGCTGGAGTACATCCTGACTGATCTTCGTGTGCCCCACAGCTATGAGATCCGCCTCACACCCTACACCACCTTCGGGGCTGGTGACATGGCTTCCCGAATCATCCACTACACAGAGC CCGTCAACTCGCCCAACCTGTCAG ACAACACCTGCCACTTTGAGGATGAGAAGATCTGTGGTTACACTCAGGACCTGACAGACAACTTTGACTGGACGCGGCAGAATGCTCTTACCCAGAACCCCAAGCGCTCTCCCAATACCGGTCCCCCTACTGACATCAGTGGCACCCCTGAAG GCTATTACATGTTCATCGAGACATCCAGGCCCCGGGAGCTGGGGGATCGTGCAAGGTTGGTGAGTCCCCTGTACAACGCCAGCGCCAAGTTCTACTGTGTCTCTTTCTTCTACCACATGTACGGGAAACACATCG GCTCTCTCAACCTTCTAGTGCGGTCCAGGAACAAAGGAGCTCTAGATACACATGCCTGGTCCCTCAGTGGCAACAAGGGCAACGTGTGGCAGCAGGCCCATGTGCCCATCAACCCCAGTGGGCCCTTCCAG ATTATTTTTGAGGGGGTTCGAGGCTCGGGCTACCTGGGGGATATTGCCATAGATGATGTCACTCTGAAGAAGGGAGAGTGCCCccggaggcagatggatcccaATAAAG TGGTGGTAATGCCAGGCAACGGAGCCCCCGGCCTGCCCAGCCTGCAGCTTTGGAGACCCCTGGCTATCTTCCTCTTGGCATTGCAGAGATGA